In the Candidatus Obscuribacterales bacterium genome, GGTTTAGCTCTTGGCGGAGCCGCTGGGTCACGTCTAGCTAAGTTTCTCGGATACCAGAGTTGCGGAAGCACCCTACTCAATCTGCTTCAGTCCTTGCCACTGCCTCAGGTTACGGTTCCCGATGTCTTAGGGGTCGATGACTTTGCTCTGCGCAAAGGCTGTCAGTATGGCACCATCTTGGTCGATCTCGACCAGCATCACCCCATTGCGTTACTGGCTGACCATACTGCAGAAACACTGGCTCATTGGCTGCAAGCGCATCCTGGGGTCAAGATCCTCTCGCGTGACCGCGCCAAAGCCTACAAGCGGGGGATGACAGAGGGCGCGCCCGATGCCATTCAGGTGACTGACCGCTTTCATTTAGTCCAAAACTGGAGTGAGGCGATTGACTGTACCTTACGTCACTATCGAGCCGAATTGAAAGCGGTTGATCCCAGGTATCGTCGTCCCCCACCGCAGCTCTCTAAACCCGTTGCGATCTGTCCAAGCCCAAGGGTGTCGATATCGGCTCCACCCCGCATCGAGATGAACCATCAGCAGCGTCTTCAACAGCAGCAAACCATCCAAGCTTTCGATCAACAAGGATGGAGTAGCACAGCGATTGCCGATGCGGTCGGGGTGAGTATCCGAACCGTCTATCGCTATTTGGCACTGCCGGACTTACCTGCTACGCCGCCCCATCGTTCGAGTTTGGGACGCAGTCGGCTCGACCCCTATTACCCACAGATACTAGAGTGGTGGAATCGCGGTCTGAGGCACACCAATCAACTGATGGACACCTTAAAACAACTGGGCTATCAAGGCAGCCGACGCACGCTGTCACGTTACTTACGCCGCATTCGGACGGCGCAAGGACTGCCGCTCTTACACCGAACGCCATCAAAACCATCGTCACCGCCAGTGCCACCGAAATCCCCTTGCTTCACGCCCCGTCGAGCCGCTGTTCTGATGGTGATGCGAGAGGAGCATCGCCAACCTGAAGAGACTGAATTGTTGGAGCAACTGAGACAACAACATCCAGACTTAGCTCAGATCATGGATCTCTCCGATGCGTTTCTCCAGGTGTTGCGATTGCCACA is a window encoding:
- a CDS encoding ISL3 family transposase, whose protein sequence is MPFLPCLLPDPHHLHVETYERDDAANRLIIHVASTQLTAQCPVCGCSTHRVHSHYERTLADLPCAQFSLILQVSVRKFFCVNSACLRRIFTERLPLVAAPWARKTVRLVQQLRTVGLALGGAAGSRLAKFLGYQSCGSTLLNLLQSLPLPQVTVPDVLGVDDFALRKGCQYGTILVDLDQHHPIALLADHTAETLAHWLQAHPGVKILSRDRAKAYKRGMTEGAPDAIQVTDRFHLVQNWSEAIDCTLRHYRAELKAVDPRYRRPPPQLSKPVAICPSPRVSISAPPRIEMNHQQRLQQQQTIQAFDQQGWSSTAIADAVGVSIRTVYRYLALPDLPATPPHRSSLGRSRLDPYYPQILEWWNRGLRHTNQLMDTLKQLGYQGSRRTLSRYLRRIRTAQGLPLLHRTPSKPSSPPVPPKSPCFTPRRAAVLMVMREEHRQPEETELLEQLRQQHPDLAQIMDLSDAFLQVLRLPQPDALDGWLQTALDSLFKPFRAFANGVLSDYAAVKASLSTTI